The sequence below is a genomic window from Blastopirellula marina.
GGCCCGATAACGGTGTTGGTCCCATAGGAAGACTGCGGTGAATGTTGGAGTGCTGCCTTATCGAGTGATCCCACAAGTTCGAGAGAGGCAACGCGATCGACGATCGACTTGGTCCGAAAATGCGAACGAAGTAAACCTCGCACGGAGGCCAAGAGATCTTCGTTCGCACCACAAACTTCTAACAAGAACTGGTTGCGTTCAAACTCTGATTCGATTTCGATCGCATCGAGGAAGATCGTTTTCTCCTGAGTTTCGGTCATCGGTAAATGGCCCACCGAGTTTATGAAGTACTAGAATTGAAGTATTTTATTCGAGTGACTCTCGTTTCGTTGCCAGCCAAGCCTACTTTGGCGCACCAATGCAGCAGGTCTCATACGATAAAATCATTTCCTTCCAACTCACGACCAAGCCAAGCGCGCGCATAGGTCCAATTCCTCTTGATTGTTCGAGGAGATACGCCCATCGCTTCGGCTGCTTCGTCGATCGTCATCCCTGCGAAGTAACGAAGCTTTACCAGCCTTGCCAGATCTGAATCAAACTGTTCCAGCTTAGTCAAGGCTTCGTCCAAATCGAGTACTTCTTCCAGGTCCCTGCCATTTTCGATCGCATCTGCCTCGTCAACTTCAAAGCGTTCCAGATCTCCTCCGCGTTTAATGCTGTTCTTTCTTCGCGCATATTCGATCAAGATGCGCCGCATTGCTTCCGCGGCAGCACCAAAAAAATGACCGCGCCCATTCCACCCCTGGTCTAATTCACCTACGAGGCGCAGGTAGGCTTCATGCACCAAGGCAGTGGGCTGGAGAGTTTGCCCTGGACGCTCATGCCGAAGCTTCTCTGCCGCGAGACGCTTTAGTTCGGAATAAACCAAAGGGAGCAAATCGTTTGCAGCGGTGAGATTCCCTTCCTGAATCCCTTGAATGATCCGCGTGACCTCGGACAAACGTGCACTCCCAAGTATCTAGCATTCATCAGCAAAACAGTACCTGGGCTTTCCCAACCGACCGGACTCAATGTCCCCATGGCAGGATGGCTGAGTAACGGGCCTTTACTTCTTTTTCAGTGTGATGGACATTCCACCTCGAACAACCGTTTCCAGATCGGGGTTGGTCGTGATCGCTTTCATGAAATCTGGGTCAGCCATGCGTGGATTAATGTTGTGAGCTAAAACCAAACCGTTGGGACGTAACATCGGTAGCAACTTGTTCAGATAGTCGACGTAACCTTCTTTGTCCGCATCCAGGAAAATAATATCAATAGTACCCGTTAGTTTTTTGACCTCTTCGTGAGCATCACCCTCGACGAGTGTGATCAAATCTTCCATTCCAGCTCGTTTATAGTTTGCCCGAGCTGTCGCCGCACGTTCCGCATCGATTTCATAAGTGGTGAGTTTGCCGCCTGTTTCCTTAAGTGCCAACCCGAACCAGATGCCCGAATAGCCAGTGGATGATCCGAGTTCCACGACATGTTTTGCACCAAGTGATTGCGTCAAAATTCGAAGTAGGCGACCGTCATGTTGCGGGACATTCCGGAATCGTTGATTTTGGTAGACATCTTCCAGAACGGAGAGGGCTTTTTTCTCAAAGGCATTGGCTGCCAACGGAGACTTTTCTAACTCTGCATCTCCCGAATCCCGTCCGAAGCCACGGCCAGGACTTCGCTGCCCATAAGCGCTATCAAAAGTGAAACCAACAAACATAGCAATGAGAGCCAAAAGAATGGTTGATCGTATAGACATGTGAGGTCTTCCAACGAAATGGGGGTGAAAATATCCAAACCGCGGCTTCATTGCGATATGCGCAACTGGCGACAATGCAGGGTCAAACAACATCAAAAACTCTTTCTTGCCTTTGCATATGAACAGCAATCCGCGATTAATCCTTGTTTGCTGCGAAATCCGGAACGTTCTGATTCCCTGGAGATACTTTCGCTATTAGTCGTGCGATTGAGTAGGCCAATGCGCCAACAACAAACGTGATGGAAGTTCCCAGGAGTTGCCAAGGGTTGTAAGCAGCCATCAGCCCCGCCGTTATCACAGTACAGACTATAAACACAGTGGGCACAAGGAATATGGGATG
It includes:
- a CDS encoding sigma-70 family RNA polymerase sigma factor, yielding MSEVTRIIQGIQEGNLTAANDLLPLVYSELKRLAAEKLRHERPGQTLQPTALVHEAYLRLVGELDQGWNGRGHFFGAAAEAMRRILIEYARRKNSIKRGGDLERFEVDEADAIENGRDLEEVLDLDEALTKLEQFDSDLARLVKLRYFAGMTIDEAAEAMGVSPRTIKRNWTYARAWLGRELEGNDFIV
- a CDS encoding O-methyltransferase → MLFDPALSPVAHIAMKPRFGYFHPHFVGRPHMSIRSTILLALIAMFVGFTFDSAYGQRSPGRGFGRDSGDAELEKSPLAANAFEKKALSVLEDVYQNQRFRNVPQHDGRLLRILTQSLGAKHVVELGSSTGYSGIWFGLALKETGGKLTTYEIDAERAATARANYKRAGMEDLITLVEGDAHEEVKKLTGTIDIIFLDADKEGYVDYLNKLLPMLRPNGLVLAHNINPRMADPDFMKAITTNPDLETVVRGGMSITLKKK